Genomic DNA from Acanthopagrus latus isolate v.2019 chromosome 2, fAcaLat1.1, whole genome shotgun sequence:
GCGTGACATGTTGCACTTGTCGGTTTATCAGTTGCCAGTTAATAATATCATAAGAAGCAGGAGGGTCACCATTgacatcaaaaaacacatcatcaccaAACTGATTCCTGAAATTTACCCTTTGTAGCTGATCAGTGACCTGAGAAAAGGAACATAGTGTTTGTTATTATTAAGTGTTCATATTAACATGATGACTTAGACACGGATatatgtgttgtttatttttcagaaaattGGAGGCACTGGGGATTTTACTTGCACTACTTCTCACCTGTTTGGGCCGAATTTCAGATGGATTCAAACATGGCCTCACCATCTTTCCTCCAACTGGTTGGCAGAATAACAGCTGATGGAGGGCATGTGTGATGGCATAAACTGCTTTATACACATTATAGGACACTCTGAGCTGTGTGACATTGAAGAACACATCCTGGGAATGTTTTAATGTCTCATTGCCTGTGCATGTTTCATTCTTCACCTCAGtccctgttttttccccttgtgACAGGAGTCTACAGCCGACCATAATCTCCCAGAAATTCTTTATAAAGGCTGCACTTGGATCAGTATAAGGACTAATGCCTGTAAGAAATGGTTTTAGATTTGGAATAGCCATTTTCTGCACCACAAATCCAAGGGCTCCACCAAAAGCTTGATAGATTTCAGGTGTGGAAGGTCGAGGTGCCGTTATCCAGGCCTCACTGGCAATCCACTGAATTCCTGTAATGTTCTGTTTCACAACCTCTTTCATCAAAGGATAAAAGTCACCCTCTGGGACAAAAGCTAGGATGACTCTGACAGTTGACTTCTTGATCATTTCCACAACATCCAGAATTTTATCCATGGTGTAAGTGCGTAGAACTGTCCCaacaaatgcaacacacaccCCCAGCTTTTTAACTTCCTCAGTAAATGCTAGGATCCCATTTCGCCCATAATCATTGTCTGACTGTATGGCCCCAATCCACTGCCAACCAAAACGCTTGACAAGTGCTGCCAAAGCTTTTGCCTGAAAGTAGTCGCTGGGGATTGTTCTAAAAAATGTAGGATATTTTGCTCTGTCACTCAGGCAGGCACATGTTGAGAAGTAACTTACCTGAAAAGAGGACACCAAAATAAGACTGAAAAGAAAGCCCCAAAACAAGCACTGAAAAGCATCAAATATCAAGAAACATTCATGCAATAGCATTTCCAATTATTCTCTTACTATTGGCACTTGAAATGGTCCAAGAGTTCCAGCAACTGCTAAAGACTGAGATGATCCTGACTCTGCTATCAGAGCAGATATAGCTGGAGGACAAGGGGAAGTCAAATCTATCTCCTCTGGTCTACTAGCCAGTGTTAGTGCAGCACGTAATGTATTTGTGGGGGATGCGCAAGAGTTAAGGATCCTATAGCCAAGAGATATGTTTGGCAGGAGAGCAGGATCATTGTTGATTTCTTCAATTGCAAATATCATCACCTGGGTCCACCGAAAAGCTCTCAGGTCAAATCTAAAAGGGCATTGTTTATTGAAACAGGTTGTAAGATTAGAAACGTCATTTGTACATGTGCGTACAATGAAAAGAGTACAGGAACATGTATGCAGTATGGAAAAATGAGATGGATTAAAACTTACCCTGCACACTTCACTCCAGGTGGCTCGCTCTCAAACGTTGAAGCGCTACTTATCTCTTTGTTGAAAACTGGAAAAATCCCCCCAATCATTATGTCTCCCTGCTTGAACAAACTTGGCATGTTAAATCTACCTAGCAGTTCACAACCAGAAACTGTGTTCAGGtagagaacaaacaaaaatgaaataacagctctctgcagctcatGCATGTTTGCTAGGCATGTTTTAAAAGAGAGGACACAGCTCTTATAACAACTGTGTCAGATGCAAGTAGACAAGCTCTCTTCATAAATGGTTGATTTATTTCCCAGAGGGCAACAAGGAAAGGTCTACTCTCTGTATTCAGGCCACATGCACAAGCCAATAATAATGCAATGATACAATGAATGAGATGGACATGCTACAGCTAATTTACTTCATCAGTACTGCTCATGATATAATGACCCTTACAATGATAAATAAGCTTACATCTCAACACTCATTAAGAAAGTTGGTGAGGTGACCAGATGGCAACAGTTCAATAAATATTAATGATATGTGTTACTAAAATTTTATGACAAAGACATCTTTGGGTTGATTACAGAACATTTGGTCGCCAGTATACTCGTACGATCTAATATGATatactttgtatcaaattagatAAAACTAGATATAATATGGTCTTCCTTACATAGTAAACAAGGACAGTAATAATCTGTCAGTGATTAACCtctaaaaaggaaaatgtctaAAAGGGTAGGAAGTAAAGATGGTCTTTGCTTTATTTCACAATGAAACTTATTTTGTAATGTGTAGCTAATGAACCTCAAAAAAAGCCTAATAATATGCTATAAAGGTAGTAATTAGCAACAAATAACCCAGTactaaaatgaaacattaaaatgaatgttaaataaAGCCCAAATGAGTGAATCATCCTCTGAGCCCTTTTATATATCTTAGCATTCTTAATGGGCTGCTTCATTACAGCCCAGGGTGTCTAATTAAGACATCTGATCCTGGATGGTTATTTGGTAGCGAGGGTAGATTCGCTCAATACGGCCCACAAtgtccttcaaaaaaaaaagaaatcctaaaaaacaaaaataaataaataaataaatcttgaGGTAAATGACTACAGTGAGTCTGCATTACTATTTAGCATGATTCCAACAAAGACGCTGTCTTCATTTCGATTGGACAATAGGGCTCAAGTTGAAGTTACAATAGCGGTTGTCAAGATGGACATAATTTACCACTTTGGCTGTCACAGCTGTCTCTTGGCTTATAGGGAGAACTCTACCCAATCAGCCCAGGGACATGATGGCAGCAAAGAGGCTCCAGAGGATGAGTAACACTGACAGTagcagcagaagactgggacAGAAGCAGAAGGGGTTGGTGTGTTTGAAGACTACAAGGCTGCAGCTTGTAGCAGACTCCATTATCATGATAGGCATGATAGGCTGTTTATTAGCCAGGTCTTATTTTCCATGTGCTTTTGCGTTTGATTCCTACACATTACGCTATCAAACATTTACTCAGCATTTCTTAGAAGTATGGCTTTGACCAGCTTGGTTTGGAAACTGTCCTGACTTTTTGCTGTGAATTAgaacaatacaaataaagacCGGATGATTCATTAATTGAAATGATGGAGTATTGCCATCGATGACATGTCTATCAGAGTGGCTGAGACTAGTGATACTACTGttctgaatctctagaatccgttcattaaaatgatttgttgaaaagatttgttcaccgaatcgtttagtgctctccaactccctgaactgataaacagccaaacgatccgtcattcagttcatgattcagccctgaggttcacgttcacttactgagggacggtgcgttcacggactatagtacacaatcgTTCGCGGGAGACGCAGCACTGCtttgagtggtatacatgcactaaaattattacatggTGAacctctgtgcacagtaaaatcacttaacatgatgctacacggatgttagcaacacagcgctaattttagcagtatggttactgaacgtgaatcaactcctctgccctgagtgagtgagtgagtgagtgacacagcgccactttcaaCACAGTACGTGaatgagaatcacgtcctcTGCAACGCGAATCATGAGTGAATCAGTTGTTTGCGAACGACCTGCTAAGGA
This window encodes:
- the LOC119008422 gene encoding extracellular calcium-sensing receptor-like translates to MIGGIFPVFNKEISSASTFESEPPGVKCAGFDLRAFRWTQVMIFAIEEINNDPALLPNISLGYRILNSCASPTNTLRAALTLASRPEEIDLTSPCPPAISALIAESGSSQSLAVAGTLGPFQVPIVSYFSTCACLSDRAKYPTFFRTIPSDYFQAKALAALVKRFGWQWIGAIQSDNDYGRNGILAFTEEVKKLGVCVAFVGTVLRTYTMDKILDVVEMIKKSTVRVILAFVPEGDFYPLMKEVVKQNITGIQWIASEAWITAPRPSTPEIYQAFGGALGFVVQKMAIPNLKPFLTGISPYTDPSAAFIKNFWEIMVGCRLLSQGEKTGTEVKNETCTGNETLKHSQDVFFNVTQLRVSYNVYKAVYAITHALHQLLFCQPVGGKMVRPCLNPSEIRPKQVTDQLQRVNFRNQFGDDVFFDVNGDPPASYDIINWQLINRQVQHVTLGHFASDVNGNYKLSIQEEEIVWRTGKTVPTSVCSNVCPVGTRTAQIKGKPICCFDCITCADGTIANSTGSADCTPCPQEYWSNERKDECIPKSVEFLTYHELMGTAITVISLLGASLSLATMMTYIHYRETPVIKASNSELSCFLLFSLFLCFLCPLTFLGRPTVWTCMLRHTAFGVTFALCISCVLGKTIVVVTAFKATIPGNKVAGKFGPAQQRIIVCFCTFIQIVICVLWLTLKPPFPDMVFKYSNKKIILECNTGSEAAFYAVLGYIGILAIICLVLAFLARKLPDNFNEAKCITFSMLIFCAVWITFIPAYVSSPGKFTVAVEIFAILSSAFGLLLSIFAPKCYIILIKPEKNTKKNV